A window from Zingiber officinale cultivar Zhangliang chromosome 7A, Zo_v1.1, whole genome shotgun sequence encodes these proteins:
- the LOC121999765 gene encoding uncharacterized protein At3g28850-like produces MGCIGSRMDGRGGPRRSGGCCSVRLHSGYRRRRNSERNSAAAALDMLLLDRDLGFDGEVMMKCDNDDAPFFAAGTATRKEYGQVKTRPENRTQGSSRTPISTPQNEPEVIDAWEIMAGLENASPLNLRRTTDVSDEKGPNEKSSSGSGGGDWSAAGIVEARVKEFQRKIDAKRSAAAAAAAAEANRKRSPPDSAGKVVLYFTSLRGVRRTFEDSWAARMILKGYDVRVDERDLSLHTAYKAELLGALGPGCGLPRVFSNGEYVGGVEELRHLHEAGKLRKVLEACQRAAGCSAACEGCGDVRFVPCGTCSGSRKVYCDAALQATEVAAELGGFRMCPACNENGLVRCPLCSC; encoded by the coding sequence ATGGGTTGTATTGGCTCGAGGATGGACGGCCGTGGCGGCCCGAGGCGGTCCGGTGGCTGTTGTTCTGTCCGCTTACATTCAGGCTACCGACGACGCCGGAACTCGGAACGGAATTCCGCCGCCGCCGCTCTCGATATGCTCTTGCTCGACCGGGATCTTGGCTTCGACGGCGAGGTGATGATGAAGTGCGACAATGACGACGCCCCCTTCTTCGCAGCGGGGACAGCGACCAGGAAGGAGTACGGCCAAGTGAAGACGCGGCCGGAGAATAGAACTCAGGGAAGCTCTAGAACCCCGATTTCGACGCCGCAGAACGAACCCGAGGTGATCGACGCCTGGGAAATCATGGCGGGGCTCGAAAATGCCAGCCCTCTCAATCTCCGACGAACCACCGACGTCTCCGACGAGAAAGGCCCGAACGAGAAATCCTCTTCCGGAAGCGGCGGCGGGGATTGGAGCGCCGCCGGCATCGTGGAGGCTAGGGTTAAAGAGTTCCAGCGCAAAATCGACGCGAAGAGATCGGcagctgccgccgccgccgccgccgaagCTAATCGGAAACGATCCCCGCCCGACAGCGCGGGGAAGGTGGTGCTCTACTTCACCAGCCTCCGCGGCGTGCGGCGGACCTTCGAGGACAGCTGGGCGGCGAGGATGATCCTCAAGGGCTACGACGTCCGCGTGGACGAGCGAGACCTGTCGCTGCACACGGCGTACAAGGCGGAGCTACTGGGCGCGCTCGGGCCGGGATGCGGCCTCCCGAGGGTCTTCTCGAACGGGGAGTACGTGGGCGGCGTGGAGGAGCTGAGGCATCTGCACGAGGCGGGGAAGCTGCGGAAGGTGCTGGAGGCGTGCCAGAGGGCGGCGGGATGCAGCGCGGCCTGCGAGGGATGCGGAGACGTGCGATTCGTGCCCTGCGGCACCTGCTCCGGCAGCCGCAAGGTGTACTGCGATGCGGCACTGCAGGCGACGGAGGTGGCGGCGGAATTGGGGGGGTTCCGGATGTGCCCGGCTTGCAACGAGAATGGCCTCGTTAGATGCCCGCTCTGTAGCTGCTAA
- the LOC122002812 gene encoding homeobox-leucine zipper protein HOX21-like, with the protein MTTYRGMLPFFPAANLLLQPHVDAGVEMDQGKKRAAEGSLEETGLSDTGLMAAGERKKRLRLEQIMVLEKSFEMGRKLEPERKAELAGALGLPPRQVAIWFQNRRARWKNKRTEEEFDELKRQLAAIREENAELEEENQRLLAELLALKGKETACEPINLNKEAQEYCCGRPATAPEFLFHGAGGRGPSHREDGDLCSMLDGQSAFWVWPEHSKFHPH; encoded by the exons ATGACTACTTACCGTGGAATGCTCCCCTTCTTCCCTGCAGCCAACCTGCTGTTGCAGCCCCATGTGGATGCGGGGGTGGAgatggatcaggggaagaagagaGCGGCCGAGGGCAGCCTGGAGGAGACCGGCCTCTCCGACACCGGATTAATGGCGGCGGGGGAGAGAAAGAAACGGCTGAGATTGGAGCAAATCATGGTCCTGGAGAAGAGCTTCGAAATGGGGAGGAAGCTGGAGCCCGAGAGGAAGGCGGAGCTGGCCGGGGCCCTCGGGCTGCCGCCGCGGCAGGTCGCGATCTGGTTCCAGAACCGGCGGGCGCGCTGGAAGAACAAGCGGACGGAGGAGGAGTTCGACGAGCTCAAGCGGCAGCTCGCGGCCATCCGAGAGGAGAACGCGGAGCTGGAAGAGGAAAACCAGAGGCTCCTCGCCGAG CTTCTGGCGCTCAAAGGGAAGGAAACCGCCTGCGAGCCCATCAACCTCAACAAGGAGGCGCAGGAGTACTGCTGCGGCAGGCCGGCCACGGCCCCGGAATTTCTCTTCCACGGCGCCGGCGGCCGCGGCCCCTCGCACCGCGAAGACGGAGACCTGTGCAGCATGCTAGACGGGCAGTCCGCCTTCTGGGTGTGGCCGGAGCACAGCAAGTTCCACCCGCACTGA